GCGAAGGTGCACCGCGACCGGTTGATGATCGGCCACGACGTGGATTACCCCGGTTACGGCTGGGTGAGCAACAAGGGCTACTCGACGCCGGAGCACTTCGCCGCGATCGCCGAGCTCGGCCCGAGCGCGCTGCACCGGCTCACCTGGCTGAAGGACCTCGCGACCCTCGACATGCCGACCTGAGTCGGCACGGCTAGACTTGGCGAACGATGGATGAGGACGAGTTCGACGACTACGACCGCGAGGTCGAGCTGGCTTTGTATCGCGAATACCGGGACGTCGTCTCGCAGTTCAAGTACGTGATCGAGACTGAGCGCCGCTTCTACCTGGCGAACGAGGTGGAGTTCGTGCGCCGCGATACGGAGCACGACTTCTACTTCGAGCTCACGATGAACGACGTCTGGGTGTGGGATGTCTACCGCGCCGACCGGTTCGTGAAGTCCGTTCGCGTGCTGACGTTCAAGGACGTGAACATCGAGGAGCTCTCGAGCAAGGAGTTCGAGCTCCCGAAGGAGCTGGCGCTCGACGAGTGAGCTCGCCGGGTTCGTTCTGCCTGTGGTGCTTGTCCTCCACAACGCTCTGAGCTGACGACTTCTC
This genomic stretch from Leifsonia sp. EB41 harbors:
- a CDS encoding DUF2469 family protein, with the protein product MDEDEFDDYDREVELALYREYRDVVSQFKYVIETERRFYLANEVEFVRRDTEHDFYFELTMNDVWVWDVYRADRFVKSVRVLTFKDVNIEELSSKEFELPKELALDE